The sequence TACGATAGTGGTGTTCATCTGCTTAAAATCATTGACTATATTCTCGAATATACAAGTTTGCAAACAAAGAATATTTCACTAAATATTGAACTATTTTTTCTGCAAGACTTGATCGATGATGTGTGCAAAAAAAATGAGCCTGCCGCGATAGAAAATAACTTAGAAATAGTTACTTGGCATTTACTAGATACTTCTTTTGATGTCAAGAATGACTATCTATACATTGCGCAAATTCTCGAACATTTATTAAATAATGCAATCAAGTTTACTGAGTCTGGCACAGTGGCGATCGCCTGTCATGCGAATGAAACTGATGTGCTATTCATGATCCAAGATTCAGGTATTGGCATCAAGGCTGAACATATCCCAAAACTATTTAAACCCTTTAGTCAAGGAGATAGCTCCAATACTCGCTCCCATGACGGTATGGGATTGGGTTTAATATTGTGTCAACGAAGACTCGAAGCTATCGGCGGAACAATTTGGTTAGAGAGCAATGGTTTGCGCGCTGGAGTTATGCCAAGTCCTCTTTTAGCAAACCTACGCAACCAACTACTCGATTCTCCACAAGCTTTATCTGAATCAACCGGTACATTGGCTTTTTTTAGTTTTCCAATTAATGTGACCCGATTACCTCAGTAGACAGACGGCAACTCCGAAAATCACTCTTTTGTTTTGATGAAATTTCTCTCTTCAGATCACCGATAAAAACCTGTGCATTCCCTCGAAGAAATTGTTGAAAGTATAAATTTTCGTCATTGAGTCACCATTTTTCCCAAAAATCTCGAGAAATTTTCTATTATGCTCTAAGTTCTTTCGCCAGGATTCGCACGATTTAGTCTGCCATGCCACATTATCTTCAGGACTCCCTCGAACCAGTGATTGACAAGCTCGACCTTACAGAGCGGCAAAAGTCTTTTATTAAAGGGCGTTGGCTTGATCAACTGATTTATGCCGATAAACGTGCGAGTCGAGACCAGAAAAAATATTTTCGTCTACGCATGGTCACCATTGTGGGTGGTGTGATTGTCCCGGCTTTAGTGAGTTTAAATAATCTCGAAAATACTAAACTTCGCAATGCCATTGGCTGGGTCACCTTTGCCACAAGTTTAACTGTGGCCATTAGTGCTGCCGTTGAAGAATTTTTTCAATATGGTGAGAGTTACCGTCGCTTTCGGAATACCGCTGAGGGGATGAAAATTGAAGGTTGGTCTTTTTTCCAGCTGAGTGGCCCCTATGAAGATGCGACAAGTCATGCTGCGGCTTATAAAACCTTTGCGACCCATGTGGAAAACATCATCAAAAAAGATGTGGAAGGCTATAACGCTGAAATGATGCAGAAAAAGGAGCTAGAGCAGGAAGAGGAAACGCCACAGATAGTCACCCAGTCGGTTCAAACGGTCGAAAAGATTGAAACGACGGTAGCAACTTCGGTGGAGGAGGTGACTCCGAAACCGGAAGTAGAGGTTCCTGTGGCGGCTAAGGTGGAAACGGTTGCGCCTGAACCTGAAGTGCCTAAAACACCTGAAGTGTCTACTGCTGAAGAGGAAGAATAGAAGCCGTCGGCAGGTTTTGAAAATAGGACTTATGCAAAAGAAAATTGCAGAGTCGGCGATCGCCTTTTGCGAGGGAGACCTTTTACAATACGAAGAGGTTAAGGTATTGTTTTTTCTTCGACTTTGTTTATGGCAATTGCCGCCAACGCTGTGTCTTCTTCTGTTCTTGTTTCCCCCACTGATTTGCTCGAAACCAAAACGTATCCCATCGTTGAAACCTTCCACTCGCTCCAAGGTGAAGGGCAATGGTTTGGGGTATCTGCTTTTTTTATTCGATTAGCGGGCTGCGATGTGGGTTGTCCTTGGTGTGATACGAAGATTTCATGGAATCCGAAACGGCATCCCCCAGTGGCGATCGCCGCATTAGTCAAACAGGTGCGAGAAGCAAAGCCGCGCATTATTGTCGTGACAGGCGGTGAACCGTTGATGCATGATCTACAGCCCCTAACGGATGCCCTAAAGCCACTGGATATTCCCCTACATTTAGAAACTTCCGGTTCCCATGCCCTCAGCGGTCAGTTTGACTGGATTACCCTGTCGCCGAAAACATTTAAGCCACCATTACCTGATATTTATGCCCATGTGGATGAATTAAAAGTGGTGATCGATAACAAAACAGATTTAGATTGGGCTGAGGCTGAGGCAAATAAAATTAATCCTACTGCCCCGAAATATTTGCAACCCCAGTGGGAAAATCCGGCGAGCCAAGACTTGATTTTTCAATATATTCTCCAGCATCCTGACTGGCGTTTAGGCTTGCAGACCCACAAGTTTTTGGGGGTGCGCTAAATGAAAAAAGCTGTTGTTTTATTGTCTGGTGGTCTTGATTCGGCAACGAGTGCTGCTCAGGCGATCGCCGACGGCTTTGAGGTGATTGCCCTGTCGTTTCGCTATGGCCAAAAACATAGCCGTGAACTAGATGCAGCGGGCAACATTGCAACTCAGCTCGGCATTCGTGAGCATTTTGTCATGGATGTGAACTTGTCCCAATGGGGCGGTTCTTCGCTGACGGACGCTGCGCAGGAAATCCCAAAGGATGGCGTGCAAGCGGATGTGATTCCTTCCACCTATGTACCGGGACGCAACACCGTATTTTTGGCACTGGCCTTATCTTTGGCAGAGGCCAAGGAAGCTGAAGCGATTTATCTCGGTATCAATGCGGTGGATTATTCTGGCTATCCTGACTGTCGTCCGGAGTATCTCGAAGCTTATCAACAGTTAGCTAATCTCTCTTCAAAGGCCGGTATTGAAGGCCATGCGCCGCAACTTGTTGCTCCCCTCGTGCTAGATAGTAAAGTGGAAATCGTCAAAAAGGCGATCGCCCTCGGTGTTGATATTGCCGAAACTTGGTCCTGTTACCAAGGCAGCGAAAAACCCTGTGGCTTGTGTGATTCTTGTCGAATTCGTGATGAAGCCTTGACCCAAGCAGGCTACCCTGAGCTGACAAGCCAAGCAAAAGCGTAGAATTTCGTAACATCATCCTGTAGAGAGCGGAAGAATAATTGTAAATCCGCTATAACAGCAACAGGTTTTCAACACATTTGATGAGGAAAAAATATGGAACGCCGCAAATTTATGGGGTTGTTTGGTGTCGGGATGTTGGCATCATCT is a genomic window of [Limnothrix rosea] IAM M-220 containing:
- a CDS encoding sensor histidine kinase, with the protein product MLVALGAGIMSLAILETRRLLALVKGNRSSRTWRVLFYLMIFFLFGYAGVAILIGINISYVILLLIGTIFFLGSCFVLIVVKAGTFTIKELHQISAVKLELQKEKDVAEAIADLQTEFLNIMSHELRTPLNSILGFSQILNLSLVEKQELECSQNIYDSGVHLLKIIDYILEYTSLQTKNISLNIELFFLQDLIDDVCKKNEPAAIENNLEIVTWHLLDTSFDVKNDYLYIAQILEHLLNNAIKFTESGTVAIACHANETDVLFMIQDSGIGIKAEHIPKLFKPFSQGDSSNTRSHDGMGLGLILCQRRLEAIGGTIWLESNGLRAGVMPSPLLANLRNQLLDSPQALSESTGTLAFFSFPINVTRLPQ
- a CDS encoding DUF4231 domain-containing protein is translated as MPHYLQDSLEPVIDKLDLTERQKSFIKGRWLDQLIYADKRASRDQKKYFRLRMVTIVGGVIVPALVSLNNLENTKLRNAIGWVTFATSLTVAISAAVEEFFQYGESYRRFRNTAEGMKIEGWSFFQLSGPYEDATSHAAAYKTFATHVENIIKKDVEGYNAEMMQKKELEQEEETPQIVTQSVQTVEKIETTVATSVEEVTPKPEVEVPVAAKVETVAPEPEVPKTPEVSTAEEEE
- a CDS encoding 7-carboxy-7-deazaguanine synthase QueE — translated: MAIAANAVSSSVLVSPTDLLETKTYPIVETFHSLQGEGQWFGVSAFFIRLAGCDVGCPWCDTKISWNPKRHPPVAIAALVKQVREAKPRIIVVTGGEPLMHDLQPLTDALKPLDIPLHLETSGSHALSGQFDWITLSPKTFKPPLPDIYAHVDELKVVIDNKTDLDWAEAEANKINPTAPKYLQPQWENPASQDLIFQYILQHPDWRLGLQTHKFLGVR
- the queC gene encoding 7-cyano-7-deazaguanine synthase QueC; this encodes MKKAVVLLSGGLDSATSAAQAIADGFEVIALSFRYGQKHSRELDAAGNIATQLGIREHFVMDVNLSQWGGSSLTDAAQEIPKDGVQADVIPSTYVPGRNTVFLALALSLAEAKEAEAIYLGINAVDYSGYPDCRPEYLEAYQQLANLSSKAGIEGHAPQLVAPLVLDSKVEIVKKAIALGVDIAETWSCYQGSEKPCGLCDSCRIRDEALTQAGYPELTSQAKA